The Enteractinococcus fodinae genome has a segment encoding these proteins:
- a CDS encoding YlxR family protein, which yields MAKHVPMRLCIGCRTRETIDSLVRVAFDEANDSRSLVLDQRNVLPGRGAWLHRDPKCLSTALRKRAFARAFRGRVDTAQLEQSLSAWHTTDTTTYNNDESGSEI from the coding sequence ATGGCCAAGCATGTACCAATGCGGTTATGTATTGGCTGTCGCACACGTGAAACCATTGACAGTTTGGTACGTGTCGCGTTCGACGAAGCCAATGATTCCCGATCATTAGTTTTAGATCAGCGCAACGTACTACCGGGACGTGGTGCTTGGCTGCACCGCGACCCGAAGTGTTTGTCCACGGCTTTGCGCAAACGCGCTTTTGCTCGGGCTTTTCGGGGTCGGGTCGACACCGCACAGCTAGAACAATCGCTGAGCGCATGGCACACGACAGACACCACCACATATAACAATGATGAAAGCGGGTCAGAGATCTGA